A region of the Cytophagia bacterium CHB2 genome:
CGATCATGCGCTCGCGGCTGTGCTGGGATTTGTTCAATCAAAGCGGCGTGCCCGCTGCGCGCACCGCATATGCCGCGCTTTACATTAACGGCCAATATTACGGCTTGTATGTCATCGTCGAGCATTATGATGAGAATTTTATTCTCGACCGCTTTGGCAACAACGATGGCAACTTCTACAAATGCCTGTATCCTGCGCCGCTCACCTGGCTTGGCCCGAATCAAGACGCCTACAAACAAATGCGCAACAGCCGTGATCGCGCTTATGAGTTGGAAATCAACGAAGAGATCGATGATTATTCCGATTTGGTGAGTTTCATCGGGTTTCTCAACAACACCAGCGACGCGGATTTTGCCCGCGCTATTGAAGAACGCTTCAATGTGCGCGCGTTCCTAAAGTATTTGGCAGTCAACACGCTGCTCGGGAGCTGGGATGATTATTGGTATTTGCAGAACAACTATTATCTCTATCACAACACCGTCAGCGGCAAATTCGAATTCATTCCATATGATTATGACAACACCTACGGCATCGACTTCGTCGGCGGCGATTGGGGCACACGCGATATTTACAATTTCGGCCATCCCTCCGAGCCGCGGCCGCTGGTCACGCGCGTGTTGAATATTCCTGCCTATCGGAATCTATATTCGTTTTATCTCAAAGAGGTTTTGAACGGCGCATTCACGTTGGCGGCGCATGAACCCAAATTCAACCAATGGCAAACGCTGGCCGGCCCGTGGGTGCAGGGCGATACGTATTATCCTCGCGATTATGGTTTTTCTTATTCGGATTGGCAGCAAGCGCTTGACGTTGCCTGGGGCCGGCATGTGGAATACGGCATCCGGCCGTTCATTCAAACCCGGCATGCCAGCGCGATGCAGCAATTACAAGAAGGGCCGCTGCCTGCGGAAATCATCGCAGTCGAATGGAGTCCGCAAAATCCCGCCCCCGGCCAGGATGTTCTCGTCACATGCCAGGTTGATGATAACGGCGCCACCCCGCCGCGCGTTGATCTGCTGTACAGCGTCGGCGGCGGGCCCAGCGTGCTGGCCGCGATGTATGACGATGGCCTGCATCTGGACGGCGGCGCGCAAGACGGTTTGTGGGCCGGCAGGATTTTCGGGCAAGCGCCGGACAAATCCGTGGAGTTTTATCTGCGCGTGCAAGGCACGGCGGGCGCGTGGTCGATTTATCCCGACACCGCGCCGTTTCAGAAGATCACTCTCGTCTCGCCAAGGCCAGCCGCAACATTTCCGCTGGTGATCAACGAGTTCATGGCGCAAAACTTTCGCACCATCACCGATCCGGCGGACGATGATTATGATGATTGGGTGGAAATCTACAATGCCGCCGACACCTCGGTTTCGCTGGCCGGCATGTTTTTGACGGACAATCTCGACAACACCACCAAATGGCAATTTCCCGACACGACAATGCCGGGCAAATCCTTTCTGTTAATTTGGGCGGATAACGAGGCCGGGCAAGGGCCGCTGCACACGAATTTCGCTTTGAGCGTGAACGGTGAGAGTGTCGGCTTATATGCGCCCACAGCCTTGGGCAATTTTTCCATCGATTCGTTGCGTTTTGGTCCGCAAAAGCCGGACACTTCTTACGGCAGAACACCGGATGGCGGCAACACCTGGGTGTCATTTTCCACGCCGACGCCGGGCGCGCCGAATGTCCCGGTCGGCGTTTCTGACCACAATGTCGCACAACAAAATTTGCCCACAGCTTTTCGCTTGCACGAGATTTGGCCGAATCCCGCGAAAACCGCGGCGAATATGCGCATTGAAATCAATCATCAGGGAGCTTACGAGATCACGCTGTTTGATATTCTCGGCCGGCAAGTGCGGCAACAACGGTTTCGTCTCGCGCAATTCGGCATGCAAAATATCGTGCTGCCGATTTCGGGTTTATCCCCGGGCGTTTATTTTGTGCGTGTGCAGGCTGCCGGGCATTTGCAACAAGCGAAGCTTCTGGTGATTGATTGATTCTATGGCAGCGAATAACGTTTTTTCAAATGCTGTTTGATAGAACTTCGAGTCGAAAAGGAGAATGACAAATGGCCTCATCGATCCAGCGAGGTTACTTTGTTCTGGCAGACATTTCCGGCTATACATCCTTTATGGTAAGCAACGAGCTTGATCATGTTCAGGGAATCTTGAACAATATCTTGACGCTCATCATTCGCCAACTGACGCCGCCCTTGACTTTGATCGAAATCGAAGGTGATGCCGTGTTCGCGTTTACGCCGCAAACCAAAATGCGGCGCGGGGAGACCCTGCTTGAACTCATTGAGACAACATACGTGGCGTTCCGGGACCGTCAAAAAACGATGCAGCGGAACGCCACCTGTGAATGCAATGCCTGCCAGGCAATTTCCAATCTGGATCTGAAATTTATCATCCACTACGGGGAATATGTTCTGCAGGAAGTCATGGGCCGCGACAAGCCGATCGGCTCGTGCATCAACCTGGCGCACCGCCTGCTCAAGAACAAAGTGAGCGAAGCCACCGGCTGGCGCGGATACGTCCTGTGCTCCGAGGTTGCGATGAAGCAAATGCAAGTATGGCCCAACGCCATGTATGCCGAACTCGAAAGCTACGAGCATCTGGGTGAAATCCAGACGTATAGCATAAACTTGGACACGCGATACAAGGAGCTTACTGAAGACCGGCGTACTCTACTGAAAGAGGAAGAAGCCGATGTTGCCCTCACCCATCATTTCCCGGCCTCGCCGGCCACGGTGTGGGATTGGCTGAATGATCCTCCTAAGCGTACCATCTGGATGAAGGGATCATCCTGGGCGGTGAAGGAGCGGCCAGACGGACGCACCAGAGCAGGATCTCACAACCACTGTTCGCACTATCGCTTCATCGAAGAGATTCTGGATTGGAGGCCGTTTGATTATTTCACGGTTCGCTATTCCCGAGGCTTTCTCAAGCTCATCATCACCGGCATGCTCAAGCCTACAGCAGAAGGCACGCGCGTGCATTGGAACATGAAATTCGACGGTTCCGGGCCGCGCTGGCTGCTTTGTCCAATCTGTAAGCTCATTGCCCTGCGTTTGATGAGAATGCGGCAATGCTTTCAAACAGTCGAGCGGCTGATTGTCGCCGAGGCCCAGGATTTTTGATTGGTTGAAATACTGATGATAGTTCGCCGGTTACATTAACGCGAAGCTTCTGGTGATTGGTTCTATTTTGCAGACTTCACGCTCATGATGCTGTGTTGCAAAGGATGATTGCTTAATTTTTATTTTATGCTATATTTTGACAACGTTGATTATTGTTGATTGTGCCCATAGTCCACCAACTTATTTTACGGAGATTAAAATGGACCAAGTAATTTTGGACGAAATCCGCCTGAAGAATGTATTAAAGACGGCGCTTATCGAAGTGCTGGAGGAGAGACGAGCTTTATTTTCGGAGCTTTTTGCAGAGGCGTTGGAGGATATCGCCCTGCTCAATGCCATAAAAGAAGGCGAGAACACAAAAGCGGCAAGCAAGGAAGAAATTTACAAAATAATTGAGGCGAAAGCGTGACCGTTGAATTTAAAAAGAGCTTTGCCCGCGACCTCAAGAAAATAAACGAAAAACAGTTGCTGCAGCATTTAAAAAGAATTGTTGAAGAAGTTGAGCAGGCGCCGAATGCCGGGGCAATTAATAATCTCAAGCAGATTAAGGGCGGAGAGAATTACTATCGTATCCGAATTGGAAATTATCGGATCGGATTGAAGCTGGAGAATGAAACTGTTGTTTTCGTCCGGTTTCTGCACCGAAAAGAAATCTACAGATACTTCCCTTAACTATTGCACCACAATCCCGAAAATTATGCCCGGCCTTACTGTCAAACCGTCTAACGCTTGCGTTCTTTAAGAAACCCATTGAATGACTATTTCTTTCTTTATCCACTTCCCATTCTTTTTCTCAAGCTTAAACAGGCCACCGTGACTTCCGAAAGGGGCGACATGTAAATCGTACCCCACGTAGGCCAAGTCCCCGATACGTTTTATGGGGCTGAAAGTAATCACGCCGATATATCCATTTTTAACAATTTGCCTATCATCAATTCCTTCTGTCATCTGAGAAATTAGGCTGCTTTGATGATTTCTGTTGCGCCAATATTTTTCAATTAAATACTGTAATTCCGGTTCCAATTGAATTTTGAATCTTCTCTTTTTGGAATGATGCCCTGCATCATTTGCCAGACTATCCAAGACAAAGCACGGATTGTATTCATCAAAAATTAACTTGTAGATCTCAAATTTTTCCTCGATAGCCAGAGATTCATGATAACGAATTGATGCATACGCAAATTTTGTATCAATTGTTTTTGGGAAAAAATGTCAAATCCAAGCAGCGCTGGATGTTCGAGAACGAAATCAAATAGTGCCAGGGAGAATACTGTACCAAAGCCTATGGCAAGTTTTCTTTTCCCCACTTTTCTCCAAACAAACACAATAAATACGGTCGCCAACTGCATGAGCAGGGCGGTTACCAGTACAACGAACAAAAAATGAGGCCAAGAAATAGAATCGAAAAACATTGTGCTGTAAGCATTCCAAAGCCCATTCTCCAATACATAAATTAGTTTCATCTCAAGTATAGTTGGCCATCCAACAAAGGCCAAAATAAAATACAAGGCGAACAAACAAAGGCTCTGTTTTATGGTAATTATTTTCATCATGAAGCAGAATATGATAACGCCCAACAGAATCTAAGGAAGTTTTTGTCGCAGCACTGAGAACTTTAGAAAAGCCTCCGCACCAAAAACCTCTTCACACCGCCGGAAAATACAACCTAAACTCAGTGCCTTTGCCCGGCTCGCTTTTCACATGAATCACGCCGCCGTGTGTGCGCACGATGCCGTAGGCGGTTGCCAGTCCCAGGCCTGAGCCTTTGCCCACGTGTTTGGTGCTGTAGAATGGTTCAAAAATGAGCTGTAATTTGTCCGCGGCAATGCCGACCCCGCTGTCGCGCAAGGCCACCACCACGAATCTCCCCGATTTTTCCGGCGTTTGCGTCAACACGTCGCTTTCCTGGCGCTCGCTGAAATATGTTTGCAAAACAATCTCCCCCTCTTGCGACATGGCTTCACAAGCATTGTCAATCAAATTCGAAAGCACTTGATGAAACTGCATGGGATCGAGCAACACTGCCGGAAGATCATCCCCCAACTTCTGGCGCAAGCGCACGCCGGGCGGCAGCCCGTGTGAAAGCGCATCGAGCGCCACGGCAATCACGTCGTTGAGGTTGACTTCAACGGGTTGGCCGGCGGCGCGACGGCTGTAGAGCAACAGTTGGCGGGTGATCTCGGAAGCGCGTTGCGCGGCGTTTTCGATCTCGCAAATGTCGTTGTAGTGGCGATCCTGCGCCCCCAATTCGTCTTTGATGAGCGAGGCATAGCCGATAATGCCCATCAAAAGATTGTTGAAATCATGGGCAATGCCGCCGGCAAGACGGCCGATGCTTTCGAGCTGTTGCGCCTGCTGCAGTTGCTGCTCCAACTCGCGCTGCTCGGTCACATCCAACCCGTGCGCGTGAATGATGCGTTCGTCGGCAATCGCATGAAATTCATAAAAAATGATGCGGCCTTCGACATGTACTTCACGATGCAATACTGGCGCAGTTGCGGCAGCGGCCAGCATGTCACGACAGAGGTCCGCCAAATCCGGGGGAAGAATGGCATACACTTCTTCCGTGGTTTTGCCACAGCTTTGCAGAAACTCCGCGGTAGCGGGATTAAAATAGCGCACGCCGCCCCATTCGTTCAATTCGAGTATGAAATGCGGGCTGAGTTTGGGGAAATTTGCCAGCCGCCGGCTTTCCGATTCCGCGCGCTGCTGCTGCGTGATGTCTTGCATAAAGCCTTCGAGATGCGAGAGGCGGCCTTCGGCGTCCCGCACCGCGCGCGCGCTTTTCTTCACCACGATCGGAGTGCCGTCTTTCTTGCGCAGCGTGTAAACCGCGTCGCAACCGTCCTCGCGCTCAGCAACTTTGCGTCCGAGTTCATCAAATTCTTCCGGGTTGAGAAACAAGTCCTGCCGAATATCGACGCTCAACAACTCCTCTTCGCTATTATATCCCAACATTTTGACCAGCGCCTCATTTGCCATCAAAAAGCGGCCTTCGGGCGCAGCTTGAAAAATGCCCATGAGCGCGTTCTGCACCAGACGCTGATAGCGCGATTCGGTTTCGCCCAGGCGGCGCTGCAAGGCGCTTCTCTCCAGCGTCCGGCGAATGGCGTGCGGCACCGCAGCACTGTAATCATTTGCTTTAACGAGGTAATCACTTGCCCCCAGTTTCATGGCTTGCACGGCAATGCGCTCGTCGCCCTGGCCGGTAATCATCAGCACCGGCACTTCCGGATGAGCGGCGCGGCAACGGCGCAAAAGTTCCAGGCCGTTCAAATCCGGCAGAGAATAATCCAGCAAAATGAGATCAAAGGAGAATTGTTCGAGTACCGCGAGAGCAGCCGTGGCTGTGGCAAAATGCGTGAGGTCCGCAGCGAATTCACGGCGCAGGCGATGCGTCAAGAGTTGGGCGTGATCGGGGTCATCCTCGACCACCAAAATGCGCAGATCCGAATAGTCTTTCATGGCACAGGGCAATAGGAGTCATACAAGCTGAGGGCCAGTGCGCAAAATAACAATCAGACTGGGGGAAAACAATTGATTTCAGCCAACGATCAAACCAAATTAAAATCCCCTCTCGCGTTCCGGCGCAAATTTTTCACGCCAGTGTAACGAGAGGGGATTGCTTTTCTCGGTTCTAGTTGATTCGATCAGCCGTGCAAGGGTTTTACATCATTGTGGCGGTTGGCTGCCGTCATCGCCGTTTTGGCCGTCTTGCTGCTGGCGCCGGGCTTCGCCTTCCAGAATGCGGCGCAGGCGTTCCAGCTCGCGTTCGGCTTTGCGGCGTTCATCTTTAATGCGCTCCAATTCCGCTTCGGCGGATTCGGTTTCGCGCTGTTCCTTGATGATTTGCTCGAACAGTTCGCGCCGGCTTTCAGCTTTGCGCATGAGCAAATCGCGCTCACTCATGGAGTACAGCGAGGTCGGCAAGAGCGTGATCTTTGCGCCCAGGCTCACGCGCCACGCCGAGTAGGACGGCAGGGTGAAAATGCGAGCTGGCACGCTCGTCGCACTCGGCTGGCCACTCAGGCGGATGTCCGAACTGGCGTCGAGGCTCATCCAACGATAGGCCTTATAAGAGACTCCCGGGGTAATATATGCTACCGGCGTGCGACTGAAGGCGGTCGTTGGTGGCGCATTAATAAAGGCGCTACCAAATAACTCGAGTCGAAAATTAAATTTCTCCGACGGCATAATTATAGACGCTCCGTAAAGAAATTCCTGCGTCATCTTTGTTACAGCAATCGCCGGAGATGAGGGATTTAGGATTTGTCCGACGTCATTATGATTCCAGTATCCCAGGTTGAAATGTGCGCTGAAGCCGTCTTCGGGATAGAGCGGATCGCGCGCGAAGGATACGATACCGGTGGCGCCGAAGCTGAATTTGCCCGCCGAGTAAGACTCAAAGGGTATATTATGCGTTTTTCCGGTGGGGAACCGCGTGCCCAACTCGATGCC
Encoded here:
- a CDS encoding type II toxin-antitoxin system RelE/ParE family toxin gives rise to the protein MTVEFKKSFARDLKKINEKQLLQHLKRIVEEVEQAPNAGAINNLKQIKGGENYYRIRIGNYRIGLKLENETVVFVRFLHRKEIYRYFP
- a CDS encoding DUF2652 domain-containing protein, translating into MASSIQRGYFVLADISGYTSFMVSNELDHVQGILNNILTLIIRQLTPPLTLIEIEGDAVFAFTPQTKMRRGETLLELIETTYVAFRDRQKTMQRNATCECNACQAISNLDLKFIIHYGEYVLQEVMGRDKPIGSCINLAHRLLKNKVSEATGWRGYVLCSEVAMKQMQVWPNAMYAELESYEHLGEIQTYSINLDTRYKELTEDRRTLLKEEEADVALTHHFPASPATVWDWLNDPPKRTIWMKGSSWAVKERPDGRTRAGSHNHCSHYRFIEEILDWRPFDYFTVRYSRGFLKLIITGMLKPTAEGTRVHWNMKFDGSGPRWLLCPICKLIALRLMRMRQCFQTVERLIVAEAQDF
- a CDS encoding response regulator — translated: MKDYSDLRILVVEDDPDHAQLLTHRLRREFAADLTHFATATAALAVLEQFSFDLILLDYSLPDLNGLELLRRCRAAHPEVPVLMITGQGDERIAVQAMKLGASDYLVKANDYSAAVPHAIRRTLERSALQRRLGETESRYQRLVQNALMGIFQAAPEGRFLMANEALVKMLGYNSEEELLSVDIRQDLFLNPEEFDELGRKVAEREDGCDAVYTLRKKDGTPIVVKKSARAVRDAEGRLSHLEGFMQDITQQQRAESESRRLANFPKLSPHFILELNEWGGVRYFNPATAEFLQSCGKTTEEVYAILPPDLADLCRDMLAAAATAPVLHREVHVEGRIIFYEFHAIADERIIHAHGLDVTEQRELEQQLQQAQQLESIGRLAGGIAHDFNNLLMGIIGYASLIKDELGAQDRHYNDICEIENAAQRASEITRQLLLYSRRAAGQPVEVNLNDVIAVALDALSHGLPPGVRLRQKLGDDLPAVLLDPMQFHQVLSNLIDNACEAMSQEGEIVLQTYFSERQESDVLTQTPEKSGRFVVVALRDSGVGIAADKLQLIFEPFYSTKHVGKGSGLGLATAYGIVRTHGGVIHVKSEPGKGTEFRLYFPAV
- a CDS encoding T9SS type A sorting domain-containing protein, with product MNMKWKEFTVTKCRPAIYAIFLIFSFAAAYAQSNYREESAKIFDSNAVAIIQVDLAQEHLDYILNIANAESDSLFPARLIFKNDVIAGDTLEPVGFRLRGNTSRYAQKKSFKLDLNEYVRGQKLYGLEKLNVNGEHNDPAIMRSRLCWDLFNQSGVPAARTAYAALYINGQYYGLYVIVEHYDENFILDRFGNNDGNFYKCLYPAPLTWLGPNQDAYKQMRNSRDRAYELEINEEIDDYSDLVSFIGFLNNTSDADFARAIEERFNVRAFLKYLAVNTLLGSWDDYWYLQNNYYLYHNTVSGKFEFIPYDYDNTYGIDFVGGDWGTRDIYNFGHPSEPRPLVTRVLNIPAYRNLYSFYLKEVLNGAFTLAAHEPKFNQWQTLAGPWVQGDTYYPRDYGFSYSDWQQALDVAWGRHVEYGIRPFIQTRHASAMQQLQEGPLPAEIIAVEWSPQNPAPGQDVLVTCQVDDNGATPPRVDLLYSVGGGPSVLAAMYDDGLHLDGGAQDGLWAGRIFGQAPDKSVEFYLRVQGTAGAWSIYPDTAPFQKITLVSPRPAATFPLVINEFMAQNFRTITDPADDDYDDWVEIYNAADTSVSLAGMFLTDNLDNTTKWQFPDTTMPGKSFLLIWADNEAGQGPLHTNFALSVNGESVGLYAPTALGNFSIDSLRFGPQKPDTSYGRTPDGGNTWVSFSTPTPGAPNVPVGVSDHNVAQQNLPTAFRLHEIWPNPAKTAANMRIEINHQGAYEITLFDILGRQVRQQRFRLAQFGMQNIVLPISGLSPGVYFVRVQAAGHLQQAKLLVID